Proteins encoded by one window of Nicotiana tabacum cultivar K326 chromosome 10, ASM71507v2, whole genome shotgun sequence:
- the LOC107822552 gene encoding myb-related protein 1-like — protein sequence MEEISKEQKGEETSEKAVVQSHDLNRKPRFRWTVEVHDHFVEAVNELGGPFEATPKNIMKLMDDEDITSGHIKSHLQKYRQSKDIISTPKTSKGKFSITYTPSVPIYVNLFDWA from the exons ATGGAGGAAATCAGCAAGGAGCAAAAGGGTGAAGAAACATCCGAAAAAGCTGTCGTCCAAAGTCATGATCTGAATAGAAAACCAAGGTTTAGGTGGACAGTGGAGGTCCATGATCACTTTGTTGAAGCAGTGAATGAATTAGGAGGTCCATTTG AAGCAACTCCGAAGAATATAATGAAACTCATGGATGATGAAGATATCACTTCAGGCCATATCAAAAGCCATCTCCAG AAGTACAGACAGAGTAAGGACATCATCAGCACCCCTAAAACTAGTAAAGGCAAGTTCTCAATaacttatactccctccgttccaatttatgtgaacctgtttgactgggcatga